Proteins encoded by one window of Polaribacter haliotis:
- a CDS encoding S41 family peptidase, with translation MKNFLTPLFLFLSFANFAQTQNSVDAYKLNQDFGNIIQSLADNYIYLKDKKTDFDCVKDKYANVVGNVKTNQERVLFFEYLLNEFYDTNLLLNTTTKSSFRLHSPLHIVLKEGKFYVQNIWYSQIKDFGKNIIGAEVLNFNSKEFNKVIDDFPTQCANKNLPEVREWIANKIISGRLNESRILTLKLTDDRKISLDVDNIKIKEDKKLLTVRKENGIAIIKINNSLGNNKLIKRFDRQLNTLLNTKGLILDLRNTVDGENDYVARAIMSRFIDKDLPYQKNITKEKYGNNPEVNRSRLEFVSPRGTQYNKPVVVLVGRWTGSTGENLAVGLDGMERAKIVGSEMGKLVGSTIDYSFENRKYGYRIPTQKLYHVNGILKENFVPEFNIIQQSTLVDDVLVKAFNLFELKDLNNFDSKDVTTNNIIAKTDKKP, from the coding sequence ATGAAAAATTTTCTAACTCCATTATTTCTATTTTTAAGCTTTGCAAATTTTGCACAAACACAAAACTCTGTAGATGCCTATAAACTTAATCAAGATTTTGGGAACATCATTCAGAGCTTAGCAGATAATTATATTTATTTAAAAGATAAAAAAACAGATTTCGATTGTGTAAAAGATAAATATGCGAATGTTGTTGGTAATGTTAAAACGAATCAGGAAAGAGTGCTTTTTTTCGAATATTTGTTAAATGAGTTTTACGATACGAATCTACTTTTAAATACCACAACAAAATCTTCTTTTCGCTTGCATTCTCCATTACATATCGTTCTAAAAGAGGGTAAATTTTACGTTCAAAATATTTGGTATTCGCAAATAAAAGATTTTGGGAAAAACATTATTGGGGCAGAAGTTTTAAATTTTAATAGTAAAGAATTTAATAAGGTTATAGACGATTTTCCAACACAATGTGCGAATAAAAACCTACCAGAAGTAAGAGAATGGATTGCGAATAAAATTATTTCAGGAAGATTAAATGAATCTAGAATTTTAACCTTGAAATTAACGGATGATAGAAAAATAAGTTTAGATGTAGATAATATTAAAATTAAAGAAGACAAAAAGCTTTTAACTGTTCGTAAAGAAAATGGGATTGCTATTATTAAAATCAATAATTCCTTAGGAAACAACAAGCTTATAAAGCGTTTTGACAGACAATTAAATACTCTTTTAAATACAAAAGGCTTAATTCTAGATTTAAGAAATACAGTCGATGGAGAAAATGATTATGTTGCAAGAGCTATAATGAGTAGATTTATTGATAAAGATTTACCATATCAAAAAAATATTACAAAAGAAAAATATGGTAATAACCCAGAAGTTAATAGGAGTAGATTAGAGTTTGTAAGTCCAAGAGGAACACAATATAATAAACCAGTTGTTGTTTTGGTGGGAAGATGGACAGGTAGTACTGGAGAAAATTTGGCAGTAGGTTTAGATGGAATGGAAAGAGCTAAAATTGTAGGATCTGAAATGGGGAAACTAGTTGGTTCTACTATAGATTATTCTTTTGAAAATCGTAAGTATGGTTATAGAATTCCTACACAGAAATTATATCATGTTAATGGAATTTTAAAAGAAAATTTTGTTCCAGAATTTAATATAATTCAACAAAGTACTTTAGTTGACGACGTTTTAGTAAAAGCCTTCAATTTGTTTGAACTTAAAGATCTTAATAATTTTGATTCTAAAGATGTAACTACAAATAACATTATTGCTAAAACTGATAAAAAACCATAA
- the hemE gene encoding uroporphyrinogen decarboxylase codes for MIKNDLFLRALKGETVDRPPVWMMRQAGRYLPEFQEIKKKYDFFTRCQTPELASEITVQPIRRYGMDAAILFSDILVIPQAMNIHVEMKPNFGPYLPNPIRTQKDLDSVIVPDIQDTLGYVMDAIKATKEKLNDEVPLIGFAGSPWTILCYCVQGQGSKNFDKAKELCFTNPVVAHSLLQKITDTTIAYLKAKVAAGVNAVQVFDSWGGMLSPVDYQEFSWQYMQQIIDALKDEIPVIAFGKGCWFALDKMAKSGASALGVDWTCSARNARYLSGGNITLQGNFDPTRLFSPPSEIKKMVTQMINEFGKDKYIVNLGHGILPNIPLDNAKAFIDAVKEYNAN; via the coding sequence ATGATCAAGAACGACTTATTTTTAAGAGCATTAAAAGGAGAAACTGTAGACAGACCACCAGTTTGGATGATGCGTCAAGCAGGAAGATATTTACCAGAATTTCAAGAAATTAAAAAGAAATACGATTTCTTTACACGTTGTCAAACTCCAGAATTAGCATCAGAAATTACGGTGCAGCCAATCAGAAGATATGGAATGGACGCTGCAATTTTGTTTTCAGATATTTTGGTAATTCCACAGGCCATGAATATTCATGTGGAAATGAAACCTAATTTTGGACCTTATTTGCCAAATCCTATTCGTACTCAAAAAGATTTAGATTCGGTAATTGTACCAGATATTCAAGACACTTTAGGGTATGTAATGGATGCAATTAAAGCAACCAAAGAAAAACTGAATGACGAAGTTCCCTTAATCGGTTTTGCAGGTTCACCTTGGACAATTTTATGTTATTGTGTGCAAGGTCAGGGTTCTAAAAACTTCGATAAAGCGAAGGAATTATGTTTTACAAATCCTGTTGTTGCACATAGTTTATTACAGAAAATTACAGATACTACAATTGCGTATTTAAAAGCAAAAGTTGCGGCTGGCGTAAATGCAGTTCAGGTTTTCGATTCTTGGGGAGGAATGTTGTCTCCAGTAGATTATCAAGAGTTTTCTTGGCAATATATGCAGCAAATAATAGATGCTTTAAAAGATGAAATTCCGGTAATTGCTTTCGGTAAAGGTTGTTGGTTTGCGTTAGATAAAATGGCAAAATCAGGAGCTTCTGCTTTGGGTGTAGATTGGACTTGTTCAGCAAGAAATGCACGTTATTTATCAGGTGGAAATATTACATTGCAAGGTAATTTCGACCCGACAAGATTGTTTTCTCCACCATCAGAAATCAAAAAAATGGTGACTCAAATGATTAACGAATTTGGGAAAGATAAATACATTGTAAATCTTGGTCACGGAATTTTACCAAACATTCCTTTAGACAATGCAAAAGCGTTTATAGATGCTGTAAAAGAGTATAACGCAAATTAA
- a CDS encoding GNAT family N-acetyltransferase: MKKLEDKLKNPVWYSLNETHKKFLIEFDGVQFYHPEVNTFGAFYDVTKTSKAMNEYSKISEKFFLVSENKIPEIDNDFITLEKKIDGCQMVLENLIEVEITEEIILLTEEYIEEIYDLIWLVMPGFYRKRGFEMGDYFGIFKNNKLVAITGERMQTDDFIEISGVVTHPDYTGKGFAKQLITYTTKEILKEKKLPILHTNKGNKAIPLYEKLGFKVSRDMNWWLYCRK; encoded by the coding sequence ATGAAAAAATTAGAAGACAAATTAAAAAACCCTGTTTGGTATTCGTTAAACGAAACTCATAAAAAATTTCTTATAGAATTTGATGGTGTTCAGTTTTATCATCCAGAAGTAAATACTTTTGGAGCTTTTTACGATGTTACAAAAACTAGTAAAGCAATGAATGAATATTCGAAAATCTCTGAAAAATTCTTTTTAGTTTCCGAAAATAAAATTCCTGAAATCGATAACGATTTTATAACCTTAGAAAAGAAAATTGACGGGTGCCAAATGGTTTTAGAAAATTTAATTGAAGTAGAAATTACAGAAGAAATCATATTACTTACAGAAGAATATATAGAAGAAATTTACGATTTAATTTGGCTGGTAATGCCAGGGTTTTATAGGAAAAGAGGTTTTGAAATGGGCGATTATTTTGGTATTTTTAAAAATAATAAATTAGTTGCTATTACTGGTGAGAGAATGCAAACTGACGATTTTATAGAAATAAGTGGTGTTGTCACGCATCCAGATTATACAGGTAAAGGGTTTGCCAAACAACTAATAACATATACTACCAAAGAAATTTTAAAAGAAAAAAAGTTACCAATTCTCCATACAAATAAAGGGAATAAGGCGATTCCTCTTTACGAAAAATTAGGATTTAAAGTTTCTAGAGATATGAATTGGTGGTTGTATTGTAGAAAGTAG
- a CDS encoding dihydrolipoamide acetyltransferase family protein produces the protein MARFELKLPKMGESVAEATITSWLKEVGETIELDEAIVEIATDKVDSEVPSEVEGTLVEILFEKDEVVAVGATIAIIETEGEDSTTEEAPKVETSKEVAAVEKTIEKANEVVATPISKTSDSGKFYSPLVRNIAKTEGVSMEELETIAGSGKEGRVTKEDILAFVENRGNTPVISSTVEKSQPKVEVKVEKPIQKEVQKAAPVSVNGEDEVMEMSRMGKLVAKHMVNSVQTSAHVQSFIEIDVTNIVKWRTKVKDDFFKREGEKLTFTPILMHAVANTIKKYPLINIAVDGENIIKKKNINLGMAAALPDGNLIVPVIKNADQLNLVGMTKSVNDLATRARNNALKPDDIQGGTYTVTNVGSFGSVMGTPIINQPQVAILALGAIRKVPAVIETPEGDFIGIRQKMFVSHSYDHRVVNGALGGMFIKTLKETLEAWDMKQDF, from the coding sequence ATGGCAAGATTCGAATTAAAATTACCAAAGATGGGAGAAAGTGTTGCAGAAGCAACTATTACATCTTGGTTAAAAGAAGTTGGTGAAACAATAGAATTAGATGAAGCTATCGTAGAAATTGCAACAGATAAAGTAGATTCTGAAGTGCCATCTGAAGTAGAAGGAACTTTGGTAGAAATTTTATTTGAAAAAGATGAAGTTGTTGCAGTTGGTGCAACTATTGCAATTATAGAAACAGAAGGTGAGGATTCTACTACAGAAGAAGCTCCAAAAGTTGAAACTTCTAAAGAAGTTGCAGCTGTAGAAAAAACAATTGAAAAAGCAAATGAAGTAGTTGCTACACCAATATCTAAAACTTCAGATTCTGGTAAATTTTATTCTCCTTTAGTTAGAAATATAGCTAAAACAGAAGGAGTTTCAATGGAAGAATTAGAAACGATTGCTGGTTCAGGAAAAGAAGGTAGAGTAACTAAAGAAGATATTTTAGCTTTTGTAGAAAATAGAGGAAACACTCCTGTCATTTCGAGCACAGTCGAGAAATCTCAACCAAAAGTAGAAGTTAAAGTTGAAAAACCAATTCAAAAAGAGGTTCAAAAAGCAGCGCCAGTTTCTGTAAATGGAGAAGATGAAGTAATGGAAATGAGTAGAATGGGTAAATTGGTTGCCAAGCATATGGTAAACTCTGTACAAACTTCTGCACATGTGCAATCTTTTATAGAAATTGATGTAACCAATATTGTAAAATGGAGAACAAAAGTTAAAGACGATTTCTTTAAAAGAGAAGGAGAGAAGTTAACTTTTACGCCAATATTAATGCATGCTGTTGCAAATACTATAAAAAAATACCCACTAATTAATATTGCTGTAGATGGTGAGAATATCATTAAAAAGAAAAATATAAATTTAGGGATGGCAGCCGCTTTGCCAGATGGAAATTTAATTGTACCAGTAATTAAAAACGCAGATCAGTTGAATTTGGTTGGCATGACAAAATCTGTAAATGATTTGGCTACAAGAGCAAGAAATAATGCTTTAAAACCCGATGATATTCAGGGAGGAACTTATACTGTTACAAATGTTGGTAGTTTTGGTTCTGTAATGGGAACACCAATTATAAACCAGCCACAAGTTGCTATTTTAGCTTTAGGAGCTATTAGAAAAGTACCTGCAGTTATTGAAACTCCAGAAGGAGATTTTATAGGAATTAGACAGAAAATGTTTGTATCTCATTCTTACGATCACAGAGTTGTAAATGGTGCTTTAGGTGGAATGTTTATTAAAACTTTAAAAGAAACTTTAGAAGCTTGGGATATGAAACAAGATTTTTAA
- the hemF gene encoding oxygen-dependent coproporphyrinogen oxidase: protein MKDKFFAYIENLQDQITSKLEAIDGKAKFQEDNWKRAEGGGGRTRVIENGTIFEKGGVNISKVFGELPEALRKQFGVEEGNFFACGLSLVLHPTNPFVPTVHANWRYFEMYNSAGEIVTQWFGGGQDLTPYYLFDEDATHFHTVCKTACDKHNAEFYPKFKETCDKYFWNSHRNEARGIGGLFFDYLKETEDFTIEDRFNFVTEVGNSFLKSYVPIVEKRKEISFKREQKDWQEVRRGRYVEFNLVHDRGTLFGLKTNGRIESILMSLPPIVQWKYNHQPEENSEEERLLKILAAPKNWIV from the coding sequence ATGAAAGATAAATTTTTCGCCTACATAGAAAACCTACAAGACCAAATTACTTCAAAATTAGAAGCAATAGATGGAAAAGCTAAATTCCAGGAAGACAACTGGAAAAGAGCAGAAGGTGGTGGAGGTAGAACTCGTGTTATAGAAAATGGTACAATTTTCGAAAAAGGTGGTGTAAATATTTCCAAAGTTTTTGGTGAATTACCAGAGGCATTAAGAAAACAATTTGGAGTAGAAGAAGGTAATTTCTTTGCTTGTGGATTAAGTTTGGTTTTGCATCCAACAAATCCTTTTGTACCAACTGTACACGCAAATTGGCGTTATTTTGAAATGTATAATTCTGCAGGAGAAATTGTAACCCAATGGTTTGGTGGTGGCCAAGATTTAACGCCTTATTATTTATTTGACGAAGATGCTACGCATTTTCATACGGTTTGTAAAACAGCTTGTGACAAGCATAATGCTGAGTTCTATCCTAAATTCAAAGAAACTTGCGACAAATATTTCTGGAATTCACACAGAAACGAAGCTCGAGGAATAGGAGGTTTATTTTTCGATTATTTAAAAGAAACTGAAGATTTTACGATAGAAGACAGATTCAATTTTGTAACAGAAGTTGGAAATAGTTTTTTAAAAAGCTATGTTCCAATTGTAGAAAAAAGAAAAGAAATTTCGTTTAAAAGAGAACAAAAAGATTGGCAAGAAGTAAGAAGAGGTCGTTATGTAGAATTCAATTTAGTGCATGACAGAGGAACTCTTTTTGGTCTAAAAACAAACGGAAGAATAGAAAGTATTCTAATGAGTTTACCACCAATTGTTCAGTGGAAATACAATCATCAACCAGAAGAAAATTCAGAAGAAGAAAGACTGTTAAAGATCTTAGCAGCGCCTAAAAATTGGATAGTTTAA
- a CDS encoding response regulator transcription factor codes for MSTNKHILLAEDDADFGSILKQYLEMSGFSVEWAKDGEEALETFQKSDFNICVLDVMMPKLDGFSLAEKIIEINPEIPFIFLTARKMKEDKLKGLKLGADDYIVKPFEADELVLRLNNILKRTQKSSIIISKNEILIIGNYQFNTKRLELKINENIQQLTEKEGELIRFLYQHKNQLLKREEILKAVWQNDDFFTGRSMDVFISRIRKYFKEDASISIESTRGIGLEFKVNEA; via the coding sequence ATGAGCACAAACAAACATATTTTATTAGCAGAAGATGATGCCGATTTTGGAAGCATTTTAAAACAGTATTTAGAAATGTCTGGCTTTTCTGTAGAATGGGCAAAAGATGGAGAAGAAGCGTTAGAAACCTTTCAAAAAAGCGACTTTAATATTTGTGTTTTAGATGTAATGATGCCAAAATTAGATGGATTTTCTTTGGCTGAAAAAATTATAGAAATCAATCCAGAAATTCCTTTTATTTTCTTGACTGCCAGAAAGATGAAAGAAGATAAATTAAAAGGATTAAAATTAGGCGCAGACGATTATATTGTAAAACCTTTTGAAGCAGATGAATTGGTTTTGCGTTTGAATAACATTCTAAAAAGAACCCAAAAATCATCAATAATAATTTCTAAAAATGAAATTCTTATAATTGGAAATTACCAATTCAATACCAAGAGATTAGAGTTAAAAATTAATGAGAATATTCAACAACTAACAGAAAAAGAAGGAGAATTGATTCGTTTTTTATATCAACATAAAAATCAATTATTAAAAAGAGAAGAAATTCTAAAAGCTGTTTGGCAAAACGACGATTTCTTTACAGGTAGAAGTATGGATGTTTTTATCAGCAGAATTCGTAAATATTTTAAAGAAGACGCATCAATATCAATAGAAAGCACTCGTGGAATTGGTCTAGAGTTTAAGGTTAATGAAGCTTAA
- a CDS encoding DUF6263 family protein has translation MKKLLILFVLVATFNVAAQETVLLRLNYAKGDTYKTNMKVTQNVGVAMSSTIMMTMNQEIVSVTEDLFTSNMKISNMSMDMMQGGQIMSYDSSKKVEDLDEMGKMIATQMGPFLSANFISKGNNLGEVLETTVEPNVPGAEQMLKQSGSVVYPKEAVKVGSVWTTKKSENGMELEFNYKVSAITTTTVKIDVSGTVGGIAKGTISGSMDVDKKSGVPVDSKVEMKMAAQGQDIVSGVESKITKL, from the coding sequence ATGAAAAAATTGTTAATTTTATTTGTGTTGGTAGCAACATTTAATGTAGCAGCACAAGAAACAGTATTATTAAGACTTAATTATGCAAAAGGCGATACTTATAAAACTAATATGAAAGTTACTCAAAATGTAGGTGTAGCAATGTCTTCTACAATTATGATGACTATGAATCAGGAAATTGTTTCTGTTACAGAAGATTTATTTACTTCTAACATGAAAATTTCAAACATGTCTATGGACATGATGCAAGGTGGACAAATTATGAGTTACGATTCTTCTAAAAAAGTAGAAGATTTAGATGAAATGGGAAAAATGATTGCAACTCAAATGGGGCCGTTTTTAAGTGCTAATTTTATTTCTAAAGGAAATAACTTAGGAGAAGTATTAGAAACAACAGTGGAACCAAATGTTCCTGGAGCAGAGCAAATGTTAAAACAGTCTGGAAGTGTTGTTTATCCAAAAGAGGCTGTAAAAGTGGGTAGTGTTTGGACTACAAAGAAAAGTGAAAATGGAATGGAGCTTGAATTCAATTATAAGGTTTCTGCAATAACAACAACAACTGTAAAGATAGATGTTTCTGGAACTGTTGGTGGAATAGCAAAAGGAACTATTTCTGGAAGTATGGATGTTGATAAAAAATCGGGTGTTCCAGTAGATTCTAAAGTAGAAATGAAAATGGCAGCACAAGGCCAAGATATTGTTTCTGGAGTAGAATCTAAAATAACAAAACTGTAA
- a CDS encoding pyruvate dehydrogenase complex dihydrolipoamide acetyltransferase — MATVINMPRLSDTMEEGVVAQWLKKVGDKIEEGDILAEIETDKATMEFESFHEGVLLHVGVQEGETSPVDTLLAIIGEEGEDISDLLAGGSSDEKSAEKEDSKENESKDSNEDNSSEDESTDDSAEIPEGVNVITMPRLSDTMTDGTVATWLKKEGDAVEEGDILAEIETDKATMEFECFYEGTILYIGVQEGETAPVDSLLTIIGPAGTDVSALVKNGGASASKSSEAKSEKKEDKKEEKSSDKKEETKSSNTTTNNSGGRIFASPLAKKIASDKGINLADVSGSGENGRIIKKDVENYTPKATVSVETPSPASSAATPSFSVTGEEKSEEVKNSQMRKAIAKSLGNSKFSAPDFSLNIEVDMDNAMASRKTINAIPDTKVSFNDMVVKACAMALQKHPQVNTSWTDNNTIYHSHIHVGVAVAVDEGLLVPVIKHTNQMSLTQIGATVRDLAGKARHKKITPAEMQGSTFTVSNLGMFGIENFTSIINQPNSAILSVGAIVEKPVVKNGQIVVGNTMKLTLTCDHRTVDGAVGAQFLQTLKTFIENPVTMLA, encoded by the coding sequence ATGGCTACAGTTATAAATATGCCGCGTTTAAGTGATACCATGGAAGAAGGTGTTGTTGCGCAATGGCTAAAGAAAGTTGGAGATAAAATTGAAGAAGGTGATATTTTAGCAGAAATCGAAACAGATAAAGCTACAATGGAATTCGAATCTTTTCACGAAGGTGTTTTATTACACGTTGGTGTTCAAGAAGGAGAAACTTCTCCAGTAGATACATTATTAGCAATTATTGGTGAAGAAGGAGAAGATATTTCTGACCTTTTAGCTGGTGGTTCTTCTGATGAAAAATCAGCAGAGAAAGAAGATTCTAAAGAAAACGAAAGTAAAGATTCTAATGAAGATAATTCTTCTGAAGATGAAAGCACTGATGATTCTGCAGAAATTCCTGAAGGTGTAAACGTTATTACTATGCCACGTTTAAGTGATACCATGACAGATGGTACTGTTGCAACTTGGTTAAAGAAAGAAGGAGATGCAGTAGAGGAAGGTGATATTTTAGCAGAGATTGAAACTGACAAAGCAACTATGGAATTCGAATGTTTCTACGAAGGAACTATTCTTTACATTGGTGTTCAAGAAGGAGAAACTGCTCCTGTAGATAGTTTATTAACCATTATTGGACCAGCAGGAACAGATGTTTCTGCATTGGTTAAAAATGGTGGAGCTTCTGCAAGTAAATCTTCAGAAGCAAAATCTGAAAAGAAAGAAGACAAAAAAGAAGAGAAATCTTCTGATAAAAAAGAAGAAACAAAATCTTCTAATACAACTACAAATAATTCTGGCGGACGAATTTTCGCTTCTCCTTTAGCAAAGAAAATTGCTTCAGATAAAGGAATTAATTTAGCAGATGTTTCTGGTTCTGGTGAAAATGGAAGAATCATTAAAAAAGATGTTGAAAATTATACACCTAAAGCAACAGTTTCTGTAGAAACTCCTTCTCCAGCATCTAGTGCCGCGACTCCATCTTTTTCTGTTACAGGAGAAGAAAAGTCAGAAGAAGTTAAGAATTCGCAAATGCGTAAAGCAATTGCAAAATCTTTAGGAAACTCTAAATTCTCTGCACCAGACTTCAGTTTAAACATTGAAGTTGATATGGACAATGCAATGGCTTCAAGAAAAACAATCAATGCAATACCAGATACCAAAGTATCTTTTAATGATATGGTTGTAAAAGCTTGTGCAATGGCTTTACAGAAACACCCACAAGTAAATACTTCTTGGACAGATAACAATACAATATACCACAGTCATATTCATGTTGGTGTCGCTGTTGCAGTAGATGAAGGTTTATTAGTACCAGTTATTAAACATACAAACCAAATGAGTTTAACTCAAATTGGTGCAACTGTAAGAGATTTAGCTGGGAAAGCAAGACACAAAAAAATTACACCTGCAGAAATGCAAGGAAGTACTTTTACAGTTTCTAATTTAGGAATGTTTGGTATCGAAAACTTTACTTCGATAATTAACCAACCAAATTCTGCAATTTTATCTGTTGGTGCAATTGTAGAAAAGCCAGTTGTTAAAAACGGACAAATAGTTGTTGGAAATACTATGAAATTAACTTTAACGTGCGACCACAGAACTGTTGATGGTGCTGTTGGTGCTCAGTTTTTACAAACATTAAAAACGTTTATCGAAAACCCTGTTACAATGTTAGCGTAG
- a CDS encoding sensor histidine kinase: protein MLKKIRLLIIASILGLLALSLVQGFLINNTYKLKKDVFISDTRKSISRIDDLSPSLDSVNDIWQNHFLNLVADYYVKKISKEQILEKLNRKTDSINENYIKKYQKEIATKNIGYKLKFQKKVKTIILLDSLGIKNDTIFESKTKPSFLLLGANFTEEEGHRVSNSLWMTDHNFQREINGKKESITFDLQFETQDRMNIDGWEKIVLRRMTSLLILSVIIFLFVFGLLYYSIKNLITQKKIADIKTDFVNNITHELKTPLATLNLATKMLQKEEIKTQPIIIESTINTIERQNIRLQKLIDQVLNNSLGYQEIKLNKEVVNTNDYLNMIVDDFQLSLDSKSIKFNKNISVNNEILIDKFYFTTAVLNILENAVKYGKEDLEIHISATTKENFTISIKDNGIGIPKKQQQFLFDKFYRVGNKEVHNVKGLGLGLYYTHQIIKAHKGGVFVESEENIGTTFTIQIPLK, encoded by the coding sequence ATGCTCAAAAAAATTAGACTTCTTATAATTGCTTCAATTCTTGGTTTACTAGCACTCTCTTTAGTACAAGGTTTCTTAATTAATAATACCTATAAATTAAAAAAAGACGTCTTTATTTCAGACACAAGAAAGTCTATTTCTCGTATAGACGATTTATCGCCAAGTTTAGACTCTGTAAACGATATTTGGCAAAATCATTTTCTAAACCTTGTAGCAGATTATTATGTAAAAAAGATTTCTAAAGAGCAAATTTTAGAAAAGCTGAACCGTAAAACGGATTCTATAAATGAGAATTATATTAAAAAATATCAAAAAGAAATTGCAACAAAAAACATCGGTTACAAGTTAAAATTTCAGAAAAAAGTAAAAACAATTATTCTTTTAGATAGTCTTGGAATTAAAAATGATACCATTTTTGAATCTAAAACAAAACCTTCTTTTCTTTTATTGGGGGCAAATTTTACTGAAGAAGAAGGCCATAGAGTTAGCAATTCATTGTGGATGACAGACCATAATTTTCAACGTGAAATTAATGGAAAAAAAGAGTCAATTACTTTTGATTTGCAATTCGAAACTCAAGATAGAATGAATATAGATGGTTGGGAAAAAATTGTCTTGCGAAGAATGACAAGCCTACTAATTCTTTCTGTAATAATCTTTTTATTCGTTTTTGGATTACTATATTATTCTATTAAAAATTTAATCACACAAAAGAAAATTGCAGATATTAAAACCGATTTTGTAAATAATATTACACACGAATTAAAAACACCTTTGGCAACTTTAAATTTAGCAACAAAAATGCTTCAAAAAGAAGAAATAAAAACACAGCCAATTATTATTGAAAGTACCATAAACACAATTGAAAGACAAAATATTCGTTTGCAAAAATTGATAGACCAAGTATTGAATAATTCTTTAGGTTACCAAGAAATTAAACTGAATAAAGAAGTTGTAAATACAAACGATTATTTGAATATGATTGTTGATGATTTTCAGCTTTCGTTAGATTCAAAAAGTATAAAGTTTAACAAAAATATATCAGTAAATAATGAAATTTTAATCGATAAATTTTACTTTACAACTGCTGTTTTAAACATTTTAGAAAACGCAGTTAAATATGGTAAAGAAGATTTAGAGATACATATTTCAGCAACAACAAAAGAGAATTTTACAATTTCAATTAAAGATAATGGAATTGGCATTCCAAAAAAACAACAACAATTTTTGTTTGATAAATTTTACAGGGTTGGTAATAAGGAAGTCCACAATGTTAAAGGATTAGGACTTGGTTTGTATTACACACATCAAATTATAAAAGCGCATAAAGGTGGTGTTTTTGTTGAAAGTGAAGAAAATATTGGAACTACATTTACCATTCAAATTCCTTTAAAATAA